The genomic interval ATGGAgaatgacattttgcatccatgcacgaaatattcaaatttgggttttgcccctgaaatattcaaacgttccagatgttGTTGTAGCATAAGCGATGATGAATGATGCataaaatgacacttagcaaagtgcatgatgaattgaatgtatattatgtagcccatgtatttaagttctgttactttgaattctgaacgttttgaggaatgatgatgtataaccttatttatgattaatgttaaagttaaggtttAATTCTAGCTTttgcatttgatgtatatgatgattctcttttgagatagatgtatgaaaattttgggatagatatgaggaatgatatgatttaatattagttttgaaagaaaaaatttattatcccagaattattTCAAGTTATAACACTGCcgaaaaagtggggtgttacaacacgCATCTTAACTTGCAATAGTGAGAATAAAGATATTCCCGATCCAATaatggaatatcatacttcaagGTAGCAaatacaaagattaaataacCCTAAATAATGTCAAACGATCGATAAACAAAATCCCAATAGAATACAAACCAGAATACTGGATCTAGGCAATAAATCTAGACAAAAACATATCTGAATCTAGATTGGCAAATTGGCTAATCAGATATGGCCTAATGGGTCAACCCTAGGCTAACCAAATCTGAAATGGGTCTAGACCCCTAGCGGTTCGAATCTAACCAGATCTGGATAAGGATATGGGTGTGCTGAAACAATGGTTTTTTATAATGGAGAAACCCAATTAGCAATGACGATTATGTTAATGGACAACAAGCAGTAAGGAAAGTTGATGACAGACAACCGAGGAGCAAGGCAACAAAGGCTAGCCAACGATTGCTGGTGGATGAGATAGCAGATCGGCAACAAAAAGCTTAATAGCAACCAACGATGTTTCAATTGACGAAAGGCAAACGGTCGACGAGGTGGAAGAAGACAACCGGATTTGAAGTGATAGTAAGGGTAAGGAAAGTCGATGGGTAAAGTGAGGTCGTCGGCGACGGAAGAGGAGGCAGACATGTGGCGACGATAGAGGCTGAACATGCTAGGCAACTTAAAACCAATTGATGTAGATGCTGACAacgacgatgatgatgatgatgcaaaTCCAATAGTTGAGATATGTCAAACTTGATGGTTTGATTCAACGGCTTTGATACCAGTTTGTTATGAAATTGAATCGacatcaaatcaaaattaaatcgATCAACCACACACGAACAcagaatttaatgtaaaaaactcaaataaaaaaaaatcacagacagaaagaacaaaatatcactaaccaaatattggtaatacaaaagtgatatagtCGTAACTAATTTCAGAGCATTGgatatctatttataaatttaaaatcatctatagatgtacACAGGAAACTATATCCTAATCAAAAGATGATTTATAATGATATTTCTTTAGAtaagataaatctcacataaaatcaaatttgacaatatcaTAATTACAGTTAAATTCAAAGttataatcacaatcaaattaagaGTGTCaatctcaatcaaatttaaattttggatcACAATTCTAACACCTTTACCCAACATCTTGAAGGGATAGTCATTGACGCTCACTACTACAACCTCTTCTCCAGCATCTACTACGCCAACCGCTCAGCTCAATCAGCTTGCCATGGCTAACGGGCCTCTCACTTTTGTAGGAAATATTGCTACGCTCCCTCTGTCTCGCTTTGGACTGCTTCATGTCACAATTTCATTAGTACATCATTAATATGATTGAAGAGGGATATAGAAAAGGTGAAGAATTATTCGAAGGACCATAGATTTGATATGGGATATAATAGTGTTGTAGAAAATATACCCAAGGATGTAAACAATTGGAGGGTTAGAATCTATAGAATAAATGAAGTTCAAtgaaagaaagataaatgaagagaaaattaaaCCTAGTTGGGAACTCTgaaatatgatacaacatatAATATCCTTGCGTTACGTTTGGAAGAGGTGGATAGAATAAAAATGAATGTGGGTTCTAATTAATAGTATGAGAGAGACAATAGTAATGAATGTGGCTTctttaatgtaattaattaataatcatattaaaGAAGACAGTCTTGATGGGGTGCTGTGATGCCGACAAAGAGCAGTAGTGGTAGCAGCGAAGAAGACAACCTTCTATGATGCTGGAGACGTGAAGCCGAATCGGGAATATTGCGCAGTCGCCAGAGATGACCGGGCGAACGGAGCTAGGAAGATGAAGCAGCGACGACGGGCAAAGGATGCCAGAAATAGCAACAGCAACGGcagaaacaacaacaacaacaacaacgacGGGAGATGAAGCTGCGACACCGAACGTCGTACACCGGAGATGGTTTGCAGACGAAAGACGCCGGGGATGCACACAAGCCGCTGGAGATGCAAGCCACAGATGCTGCCGAGGGAGAAGGAAAGTAAGACTTTGCTCTAAGGTATTGATGATGGGGCATTCAGTTTCATGGACAGATATGAAAATATCCCTTATAAGAATAAAATCTAAGTCAATAACCCAAATTTAATCAAAGGCCAAATCCAAAGTTATTAGGAAGACAAAATTAGCTCCAGCCCAAGCCCACATAAGACCGTTGGCTCACTAAACTTATTCAAATGATCAAATCCAACCATCTTTACAGCATAATAATCCTAACCTTTTACTGGTTTTTAATAAACCTATATAAAGGTACAATTTTTAAGAATCAGatatttcattaattacacACTAATTGTATTACTATTACGTTATTTAGTCTTGAGTACAATGACTAACTTGCGTACTAAATGATCAACTGATAAACCTAACCCTGTTCTCCTTTTGCAAGTAAAGtaaattcaaacaagtttgggCTCGAGGATGGCTAGAAAAACTTAGAAACTTAAAAGAACTTGTTGAGAGCATGACCAGTGTGCAAATTGGGTGGTGATTGAGTCTAAAACCATTATCAACATAAAAAGAATCAAGCTCAAGTGTGGATCaagattttaagttttgaatgtTGCGTTTTGCATGGAAATTGTGGATAGGTCGTTCGTCGTACTTAAAATGGGGTTTAAGAGTGATAGGAGTGTGCAATCTTGCCATTGATAGCTTATCaaagattatttataataatatatatagactCTATTTCCATTATAACTATGAGCAGCAAACTGTAAAATTTGTCTTAAGAATCTTGGTTCTATGGATAAGACAAGAGTTTGGCAAAACTcattatgcatgttatgatccATAATATTAGTTTAATCTTTGTTTTTCTAAGAAAAAGGGAAGAGTTTGTTGAattatagtaattttttattttattttatacaagaTTAAGTTGGAAGCTTCGAATCTGACTTGTGATCAGGTATTGGTTGGTTTCCGGGTTGACCCATCTTTCTAGAGCTTAATCGTGCATGTTTTAAGTGTTAATATATATCAAGTCTGTGTTGGAATAATTAAGGTTTTATAAAGAAGATCAAGTTATACCCATAGAACAGAGTTACAGAAATGTTCAAGATTTGAATGCCAATGGTTGACATAAAGCTCATAAATGAATTCCCATGCCCATAACGTATCTACTCGGTCACACATATGTTCAAAGCTTTGAATGTCAACGACCGACATGAATTAAGCTCTTAAGGGATAAATATTGAtgcataaatattatatatatatataaatatataaatttgggATTCGAGGCAACTCGTCCCACCAAATCTTATGAAAAAATGGATTCAAGGTTCTCTAATCCTGTCTCATTTTTCATTGGACATGGAATATAAGGTGAGAGATTAAGATTCAGGATTAAAGATAAGATATTCTCCTGCTTGATTCATTGCCAATTCTAATAGAATAAAAGTAGAtttgaaagataaaattaatttttataaaaaaaaaaaaaatcaacctttTAGTCTATTCATTAGGTTAgactcaattaatttaaataattattaatttaagagTGTGTTTAATTGCACATATTTACCATAAAAAATGTgcaattattataatattttctatgaaaacaatcaaacactcttaacttttttataaaaaaatgtgtatgatccaaacatttaaattttatttccatggaattcatttttcaaaggGGTgtggtgatttttgttttctaagcaatattacctagaattaaattttaggtaatgtaatcaaacacaccctaattatgatatatatatatatattgttaggatttatgattcaaaatgtatttttcgtATAATTGATATGTGTTGTTTGTatgcattttgttatatatttgggtttcatCTTATGTTTATTTAGCTAAcatttaaatgtatatatatttgatctGCTGATTATTTTGTGGGCCAAATAGCCATTGGGCCTAGATCTATTTTACGAGCCAAGCCCATATTCATGTGGCTCATGCGATTTGCCTCATCCCAGCCCGATTGCCTGCTGCTATATAAGGGCAATTTCATGCCCTAATTGCTATAGATCTGCTATTACTCTCATTTTGAAACCCTATATTCGGTGCACTCGAAATGAGACTCTCTCTCGCTTGTAAATCATTCTCTTATTCGATTGGCTTCGATTTGTTGGTAAGATCATACGATAAGATTGTATTGTTTTAAATCTCTGTTGTTGAATtgcctgaggcgtgagagattTAATGTAACTGATAGATCAGATTCTTAACACGATCTTGAGATCGGTAGAACAGATTCtatatttgttcttgtatttattttctgatTTTAGTTGATATATCTATAATacgtttttgttcttgttgtgatCTTATAATCCAATTATAATCGAAAGCtatttagtggattgactagaggcggagttTCTGCCTTGAGTAgaatctattgatccgaacatgTAAAGCTTTATATTCTTGTGTTCGtttctgtttctattttattgcgTTTATTTTTGATTGGTTTGGCCGATCGTACAGGgttataatacattaatatatatatatatatatatatatagatagatagatagatagatagatagccATTATTATGTTGAAGGCAAGTTGGATGAAGTGGGAATTATGTGGGGGCGCAAAACTCagtattcaaataaaaaacacatttgGTTACCCAACCAAACCTAGTAAGGGTCAGCCTAACTTAGCACGAATGGCTTCCATTAATGGCCAGCAAGGCACGTTGACCATCCACAAGTTGACTTCTCATCTGCTTCTCTATCCTTTgggttttccttttctttgtgctttttcttttttgtaatattagtaGCTTCCACGCCTGATTTCGTGGTCTATCCCCCACTTGTTATTATATTTggtattttattaaaatggatttTCTATGTTGTATCATTAGAGAAAGGGTATTAAAGTGCTCAAAAGGAGTGCCTTAGTCACAATATAACAAATCAAGGGCTAGTTCGGTTATGCGTCTTGATTTAcagtttttaagttatttagctTTTAAGTGATATAAAACTTTtaagttaaataatatttaagataataacgtgtttggataaatatatttttaaggtATTAGCTAATATTtatatgtttggtttgaaataattgataagttattagaatttaataaaaagataaaaatagatattttgattgtttaataatatgataaaattttatcattaaatattgataaattatacataattattaaaaaatatattaatataatatatataccttttatttttttcttcaaatatattacagattcatatatatatatataatatatacacaatatatatataaactactAGGACGATAGAGATGGCGACAATCACTGGATCAACGGTGATGGTGAGGAGTTGGGGAGATGGCAACGGTGACGATGAGATGCGAACGTCGACAGTGACAAGTTTGGGCGACATTGACGATGACGGATCAACGGTGATGGTGAGGAGTTGGGGAGATGGCAACGGTGACGATGAGATGCGAACGTCGACAGTGACAAGTTTGGGCGACATTGACGATGACGGACTAGGGCTACGGCGACGACTAAAGATGGGTCTGGCAGTGAGAGATGAGTTGATGCAGATGATGAAAATAGGGGTATGGTTAGAAATAGCTTGAAGTTATGAGGGTAAAATTGTCTTTTACTTAGTCAAATAAGCTAAGGCAGCGTTTTGAAAAAGTTAGAGATGTAcagcttttgaaaaaaaaaagtagtataagagcttttaagttatttaatttttaaattttttgaactatttaaatatataataaaataaatttaatagcTTATACGCTAAATGAATAACTTAAAAACCGTCCAACCGCGTAGCCAAACGAAGGATAAAGGGGAATACTTAAAGCTCATTGTATAACAAAAAGGTAACGTTACTTTGGTACCAAAGTTGACCGGGAATTTCAAAGCAGGttcgctatatatatatatatatatattatcatggGGTGGGATGTGAGATGAGATCTTCGTTAACAGAGAGCTGGAAggaatttgaaaatggagaaggTTCAAATGGCAACAAGAAGAAGACTGCATCTTCTATGCATACTTCTCTCCATGTGTTGTATGTTCTCCGTTTCCCATGGAAGAGCCGCTCCCAACTTCAGAGTTCGAGCTGTGAACCTTGGCGGCTGGCTCGTTACCGAAGGATGGATCAAACCCTCCCTCTTCGACGGCATTCCCAACAAAGATTTCTTGGTAATTAAATCCATCCATCAATTCGTTTGCATTGATCACTAGTTCTTTGCTACTTGTAATTAATTAGTAGGCATTGAGTAGGACGTGATTTGAATTGCTCTGATCTCAGGATGGGACCGGGCTGCAGCTGAAATCGGTAACGGCGGGAAAATACCTCTGCGCTGAATCAGGCGGAGGAACAATCATCGTTGCCAACAGAACGGCAGCTTCCGGCTGGGAAACATTCAAAGTAATTAATCGCTTACCGATCCTTCaattctgcttcttcttcttcttcttcttcttcttatgcTTATTTCAGATGAATGAATTGGTGTGATTTGCTGATTCGCTGCTCGTATACGTTTCGCATTAATTTCGGCTTGCAGCTATGGAGGATCAACGAGACCACGTTTCAGTTGAGAGTGTTCAACGAGCAGTTCGTCGGACTAGACACAGCTGGAAACGGCGTCGACGTAGTAGCGGTTGCGAAAACGCCCGGCGCATCGGAAACGTTTCAGATTGTGAGGAATTCTGCTGACTCCAGCCGCATTCGGATCAGAGCGCCCAACGGCTTCTTCCTTCAGGTTTAATTTCTGTCTGTTAATTAATTTACTGTTTGTTAAAATTAGTGAGGCGACgacacaattttaaaaaataagaccCAAAATTGTAGGCCGAACGGGTGAATTGTCCTTTCCATCTACCCTTAGCTCCAATTTGCCACTTAGTCCACCATTTCAGTAGAGATTTCGGCCTTTGTATCAACCTCCTTAAATATAGAATTCACTTCAATCTGTTAGCCAGCTAAATGTAAATGATAAAATCAAGAGCAATTGcatcatttaataaaattttagttgatattttgaattttgtggcaTCAACACGtgtttttaagatttttaataaaatgaacaGAGCTGTTTGGCGTTGAGAAGAGAACAATTGAAAAGGCTATCTtcttaagttttattttaatttccttGCACTCATCAACCATGAAGAAGCTTATCCTCTAAGGCATTAGGAGGCATGGGAAATTGGGACATATTCGGACTTTGGATGTATTCTAGGGCAGTGCACAGGACCGTGCCTTTGACGTTAGCGCAGCTGTACTGGTTGTTCCATCAATGGgcaaacgagagagagagagagagagagagagacagaggaaTCGGATTCATCCAGGCAGAGGTGATTGAAAATGAATTGGGTCTTTTTCCAATGAAAATGTTTACATCATATGGCTGCCAGGCTATGCTGCTAGATGAGCCTTTTAGTCTCTACATTTAATGCAGGCCCTTGATTTTTCAGGCACACTCACTGCTGGCCGTTTTAATCAAGCTGCACACTTGCACCCTTTTAAATGCCCTGTTGTAGATATTACTTCATAATCCAGACATTGGCCCACTCCGTCTTGCGTGCTAGTTTCCTTTTAAACCGTTAAAATTAAGAAAGGATTCAATTTGTGTAATATGAAGATAGTTGGCGTATCATAAGTTGGAATTGGCTATATAAAttatgagtttgattttttatcttatgcAATAAGATaaagtttttatatataatttattttttctgtcaaAATCGATGACACGAGCGGTTGGGATTGCACAAGAACAATCATCTtaagataatatttgttaaaatgaatatgataaaattcttttaagataagttatttataaagtttaagataagttattcaaaagaaatgaaaagataaatttatcttaaaaatttaaaataagaagttatGTAACttgtttttaagaaatttaacaaatacaatagaaaatacttttgactgatatttttcatatcctaTCTTTTTCGATCtgtattttgattaacaaatgctacctaagaaaattaaaatttataatttattcctTATTAAACTTAGTTAAAATATCTAATATAGATTTTACTCAaaacttcatattttttttcctccctCAGGTTGGATGTCTTTGCTTTGGATTATTGCACTTTGAGGAATTGTATTAATTGCATTCTTTGTAGTATGTTGTACTCATagaaaagtaaatttttatgtttgatgaaaaaatcatattgaaaagaaaaatcggTTGAGAGCTAATTAAAACATAGAAAGTAATTGTGAGTGAGAAATCTAAGATAGGTTTGCCATAACCATGAATGATGTATTTGTAGGTGAAGACAGAGGACCTCGTGACAGCTGATTCGGATGGAAATGGTAGCTGGGGAGACGACGATGCCTCGGTTTTTATCACAACTATATCCGGGCGCATGCAAGGGGAGTTCCAAGTCACAAATGGGTACGGTCCAGCCATGGCAGCACAAGTTATGAgggtaattaataattacatgAATGCTTTTGTTCCTAATAATTACATTTGTTATGACTTAATTAACAGTATGCTACTGTAAATAAATCTCAGGAGCACTGGAGAACGTTCATTGTTGAAGATGACTTCAAGTTCATGGCCAGCAATGGGATCAATGCTGTGAGAATTCCAGTTGGGTGGTGGATAGCCAGTGATCCAACACCTCCAAGTCCTTATGTTGGAGGCTCCTTGGATGCCCTGGACAATGCCTTCTTCTGGGCCTCGTATGTTCATGTGCTAATTTTTCTTCTGCATCAGCCTAATTACTTAATGATCAATGATTGAAATTAATCAATATCAACTTCAACTTCAACTGCAGCAAGCACGGGATTAAGGTCATCATTGATCTACACGCAGCACCAGGCTCCCAGAATGGCTACGAGCACAGTTCTTCCAGAGACGGGTCTCAAGAATGGGGAACCTCTGATGAGAACATCCAACAGACTGTGGCTGTCATAGACTTCTTAACTGCAAGGTACATTTTAGGGTTCTTGAGTCAACAGATCAAGTATAAATATTATGAATTCTAGACACTAATGGTCTATTAGATATTCACATATTCGGATTTGATCTTGATGAgattaaaatttgtgattatTATAAGATTTTTAAAGTTCTTAAGAATCCTCGTTGAATCAAAACACTTTGAATTTTAGAATTCACATGCATGACTTGACCCAAAGAataaaggcttgtgattgttataAGGTTTTTAAAGTAAAGCAAACACTCGAGCTCTAGAACTCCATGTCCCCGACTTAACCTTGTAAGATTAAGACTTTTAATTATCGTTATCATTGCCTATGGAATTCCACAGGTATGCGAAGAATGTGAGTCTGTATGCAGTGGAGCTGATCAATGAGCCTCTGGCGCCTAAAGCCACTCTGGATAGTCTGACCAAGTACTATGCTGCGGGCTACGAGGCTGTGAGGAAGCACTCCTCCACAGCTTACGTGATCATGTCGAACAGGCTGGGCGAGGTGGATCCAAAAGAGTTGTTTCCTCTGGCCAGTGGGTTGAAGGGATCGGTCATTGACGTTCACTACTACAACCTCTACTCCAGCATCTTCGACAACCTCAGCGTCCAGCAGAACATTGATTTCGTCCACACCAACCGCTCAGCACAGCTCAATCAGCTTACCACGGCTAATGGGCCTCTCACTTTTGTTGGTAATATATTGCTGCACTCCCTCTGTCTCTCACATTGGACTGCTTCGTGTAACAATTTTGGTTATTAGCATATGTGAGAAGAATTAATGAAATAGAAGCTGTTTATAGAAGAAGAAAACTTAGTGAAAATCTCGTAGATATGATTTGCTATATTATAGTTtctgcaataataataataataagaacaaTTGGAAATCTAGAAAagatagaagaagagaaaagaagaaagaaacttTTAAGCATGATACCGCAAGTGCCTTTGGGAGACagatatgaaatgaaaatagataTCTTATATTTTAAGACAGACAATATTAATAGAATGAAATACAGAATAGATAGATAAAAATATACGACCATATATGagtaagaaaaattgaagaagttAATATAAGGAATCACGTACACCATCAccatgtagagagagagagagagagtctaaGAATGGTGAGAATTATATTGACAACAGGATAACGTAATGATTGAAATGcgttttgtttcttctcttgtgCAGGGGAATGGGTGGCAGAATGGCAAGTGAGTGGGGCAGCAAAAGAGGACTACCAAAGGTTTGCCCAGGCCCAGCTGGAGGTGTATGGACGGGCCAGTTTTGGGTGGGCTTATTGGACCCTGAAGAATGTGTACAACCACTGGAGCCTGGAATGGATGATCACCAATGGCTACATCAAGCTAACTTAGAATTTGCTGATTTCATTtcacaataataacaagagatAGATAAGCATTCCAATTTGCAGTGAAAACATGTTTTATTTAGTAGGGAATAGTCTGTTAATTGGCGTTATATCAACTGAGGGGACGACCAGTGATGCGTCGGGTCACTTCTTGTTGGGAGCACTATAATAATAAGGTTTCCAAAAGGCTTTGGAAACCcatcaaataaaatgaaagggGAAGTGGGGGATGATGATGGCACCAAGCAAGGAAGCAGGCAGGGCGAGCCCTTTCTTTTCTGAGCCATCATTGTGCTTTTGCCATGCCCTCTTTGGTGGCAACATCCATTATTGCCCCCCTTGAATATTCACTACCCACAGACtttgttatatttaattttgataaaaaaaaaataattcagtaCAGATTTATTTATTGTAGAAGAAGTGATCAATGTTGATTTATATATAGAgtgaataattttatataaaattatttgtaattaaattttgagaagATGACACTTATAGAACTGCCACGTCAAATGGTACACGTTGCGTTTTCAactttatcatatatatatatatatgtatgtataggtTGGCATCACTCCAATTATTATCGTTGCTGAACACTATGGAATCTATGCTCATCAAGTTCTATAGATTACTATACATAGTATTATCATTATGAACACTGAACACTTTACATGACAGCAGAAAAGTggttttaagtatttaaattttgaactaatattattattattattattattgtcatcaaacacaataataaatttattaactaaaaattgTAGCTGTTAAACTATTTAaactctataaaaaaaaaaaaagaataattagagATTGCAGTGTAATCTCCATATAAATACTCAAATACtttaagttaaaatattaaaaatttgaatgataatatgaaatcaatattaaatatgtacctttttaaaataaacgtttatctatttataaaaaaataatggagTTTTGTGATAAATGTCTCTGATATTTTAAGTtctattacaattaaaattcttataaataatatttattttttttacataactctttaaaaaaaatttaaatatcaagaTTATTATATTTACGTTTTATTTGACACCTC from Diospyros lotus cultivar Yz01 chromosome 8, ASM1463336v1, whole genome shotgun sequence carries:
- the LOC127807256 gene encoding probable glucan 1,3-beta-glucosidase A — protein: MEKVQMATRRRLHLLCILLSMCCMFSVSHGRAAPNFRVRAVNLGGWLVTEGWIKPSLFDGIPNKDFLDGTGLQLKSVTAGKYLCAESGGGTIIVANRTAASGWETFKLWRINETTFQLRVFNEQFVGLDTAGNGVDVVAVAKTPGASETFQIVRNSADSSRIRIRAPNGFFLQVKTEDLVTADSDGNGSWGDDDASVFITTISGRMQGEFQVTNGYGPAMAAQVMREHWRTFIVEDDFKFMASNGINAVRIPVGWWIASDPTPPSPYVGGSLDALDNAFFWASKHGIKVIIDLHAAPGSQNGYEHSSSRDGSQEWGTSDENIQQTVAVIDFLTARYAKNVSLYAVELINEPLAPKATLDSLTKYYAAGYEAVRKHSSTAYVIMSNRLGEVDPKELFPLASGLKGSVIDVHYYNLYSSIFDNLSVQQNIDFVHTNRSAQLNQLTTANGPLTFVGEWVAEWQVSGAAKEDYQRFAQAQLEVYGRASFGWAYWTLKNVYNHWSLEWMITNGYIKLT